The genomic interval CAATATCTTGATTACCTGATATATGGACTGCAACCACTGAGTGACGATGTGGCCAGTTTGCAATACCGGACAAAAGGTATCCAATATTGCCCCATTATCGTGCGTACCAGAGGACACCGGCTGGAGGGCATCTGGCACTCCGGTTCACCAATGAGCATGATCCTGGGATCTCTGAGAGGTATAAACGTTTGTGTGCCACGTAACATGGTACAGGCTGCCGGTATGTATAATACCTTGCTGTCGGCCAATGAGCCAGCGCTGGTGATTGAATCTCTCAACGGATACAGACTTAAAGAAAAGCTACCTCAGAATCTGGGTAGCTTCACTGTACCATTGGGTGTACCTGAAACGATACATGAGGGTAGTGACATTACGATCGTTTCTTACGGCTCCACCCTACGGGTAATTGAAGAAGCTATTCAGACATTGGAAAAATTGGGAGTTTCCTGTGAACTGATTGATATTCAGACCTTATTGCCTTTTGATACAGGCCATAAAATAGTTGAGTCATTGAAGAAAACGAACCGGATACTCTTCGTTGATGAAGATGTACCTGGCGGTGGTACTGCCTATATGTTCCAGCAGGTAATGGAACTGCAAGGCGGTTACAAATGGCTGGACGTAGCGCCCAGAACCCTGAGTGCACAGGCACATCGTCCTGCATATGGTTCGGATGGCGATTACTTCTCCAAACCTAATGTGGAAGATGTGATCAGGATAGTGATGGAAATGGTGGAAGAATAAGTTTTTAGTTATAAAAAATGAAACGCAAGGCTTTCCGGCCTTGCGTTTTTGCATTTTAGATGTAATTGTAGGTTTAAGAAGATGTTAATACAGTATACAAATATTATGAAATACTTTCATGATAAATCCATTAAAATATAATTGAATAATTATTTAATATACTGATCTTGTTAGCCCTGGAATACAACATTAACCAAATGTTATTTCCTATTGTAAATGATAATTAATATATTAGACATGCTTATTTTTCGTTTGGTCAGGAATGAACGAAAATGAACGAAGATAATAGGTGTTGTGCAGCTAAAATTCAAAAGAATAAAACTAAATTGGATAAACATTTAGTCCACGTTAATAGTTAATAATTCGTCATTTTGTTAGGGCTTGTCAGGAATGACTTCTAAATTAACCATCAACCCAAATCCGTTTATGAAAGCAGGAGTTCTGTTAGTAGAAGATGATCATTTTTTTGCCAAAGTTATCAAGAGCCACCTGGAAAAGGCAGGATATCTGGTAGTACATTGTTCAGATGGAGAGGAAGGCTGGAATACCTTCCTGGAAAGACCATTTGATATCTGTTTACTGGACGTTGTAATGCCGGGAATGGATGGGTTTGCACTGGCAAGGGAGATCAGGGACAGGAATGATAATGTTCCTATCATTTTTACTACTTCGCGCTACATGGAGCAGGATAAGCTTAACGGCTTTGAATGCGGGGGGGATGATTACCTGGTAAAGCCATTTAATATGGAAGAACTGCTCTGCCGGATGGACGTGTTTATGAAAAGAAGCCGTTTGCTGCAAAATGATAAACAGATCGTATTTAAGCTGGGATCACTTATTTTCAACTATAGCGAATTCAAGATCTATCATCCCGGTGGAACTATCAATCTGCCGCCGAAAGAAGCAGAACTGCTGAAGTTCCTTTGTGACAATCCCAACAAGCGGCTGAAAAGAGAAGGCATTTTGCTGAGCGTCTGGGGGAATGATGACTTCTTTACCGGGCGTAGCATGGATGTTTATCTCACGCGCATACGCAAGCACTTCAAGCATGACAATACCATTAAGCTTGAGACTATTCACGGCAAAGGCTTACGCCTGGTGATTGAAAGCGAAGTTTGCCGTGTAATTTGATATACCGATCTATCGATAAAAGAAATGGCCTTGTCTCAGACAAGGCCATTTCTTTTATATTATCACTGCATGTTAGCGCAGATTATGGAATACCTGTTGTACATCGTCATCCTGCTCAAGGCGGTCAATCAGTGTCAGTACTTCCTTCGCCTGCTCTTCGTTCAATTCAACAGTTGTAGCAGGAATACGCTGCAATTCCGCGCTGATCGGAATAATATTTCTCTCTTCAAGCGCTTTCGACATGTTACCGAACTCGGTAAATGGTGTATGCAGCACGATATTGCCTTCACTATCTTCTCCTATTTCTTCCAGGCCCGCATCGATCAGTTCAAGTTCCAGCTCTTCCAGGTTCTGGCCTTCATTTTTTATTTTGAAAACCCCCGTACGGTTGAATAAAAAACCTACTGAACCGCTATTCCCCAAGCTGCCACCTTCCTTATTGAAGTGCATGCGTACGTTGGCTACTGTACGGGTAGGATTATCAGTTGCTGTCTCAACCATTACAGCTACCCCATGTGGCGCATACCCTTCATATACAACTTCTTCGTAATCAGTCTTGTCCTTACCCATAGCACGCTTAATGGCCGCTTCTACACGGTCTTTAGGCATGTTAACACCTTTGGCGTTGGCAACACATCTGCGAAGAGCGGGGTTATTATCCGGATCAGGACCGCCCTGCTTTACCGCAATCGCTATTTCCTTTCCTATCCTGGTAAATTGTTTGGCCATTCTGTCCCATCTGGCAAACATGGTGGCCTTTCTTACTTCAAATATTCTTCCCATATTGGGTATAATTAATTATTAAGAAAATCGAGACGCAAAAATAGTCACTTTTATAGTAAAAATGACTTCCTCCGGCCGCTTAACTGAACAAGGCCGGAAATTCAGACTACCAATGCAGCATGAATTCCGGCCTTGAGATCTTATATCGTGAGATAACCTGATTACAATTTTCTGGCCTTACTGTTCTTGACACTATAACCGAAGTAGATAGCGAAGCCGATCAGCAACCATACGATCAGTCGCGCCCAGTTTTCAATACCCAGGCTGACGATCATTGTCAGACAGAATAAAGCCCCCAGAATAGGTACAAATGGCACCCAAGGCGTTTTAAAGGCACGCTGTAATTCCGGATTGGTCTTTCTCATTACGATCACACCCAGGCAAACCAATACAAAGGCGAACAGGGTACCGATACTGGTCATGTCACCTACCACGCTGTCAGGGATGAAAGCAGCAAAAATGGATACAAATACAAAGAACAAGGCCTGTGATCTGTATGGTGTACGGAATTTAGGATGAAGGTTGGAGAATACCTTTGGTACCAGGCCATCGTTTGACATAGAGTAGAATACCCTTGTCTGACCTAACAGCATCACCAGGATCACAGAAGAGAAACCTGCGAGAATAGCAACCGTTACGAAGGTTGACAACCAGCCATATCCGTGCATGTAAGTATCAATGGCATAAGCTACGGAGGCCTCACCACCCTGTCTCAGGAAGTCTTTATAAGGAGCGATACCAGTCAGCACATAAGAGAAGAGGATGTACAGCAGTGTACAGATAGCCAGTGATACCAGGATACCAACAGGCATATTCTTCTTCGGATTTTTAGTTTCCTGTGCAGCAGTTGATACGGCGTCAAAACCGATGAATGCAAAGAATACTACCCCGGCGCCACGCAGCACCCCGGGTATGCCGTGATACCAGAAGTCGCTATAGTTGATCACCTTACCATTGTGCATGGTCACAGAACCGGCATCCGCAGGAATAGTGAAGGGAGTGTGGTTAGCAGGATTAATGAACTGCCAGCCAAGGAGGATCAGCAGGATTACGATAGCTACTTTAGTAATAACGATGACGTTATTAACGATTGCAGAACCTTCGATACCACGGATCAGCAATAAAGTGAGCAATAACAATATGAAAACTGCAGGCAGGTTCATGATACCGTGTACGCCTGCATCAGAAGTTTCAAAGGGGCTGTGAGACCACTGATATGGTATGACATACGCGGCCCCAAAGACCTTTTCAATGAGTTTATTCAGGTACTGAGACCAACCAATGGCCACAGTAGCCGCACCAAGCGCATATTCCAGCACAAGGTCCCATCCGATGATCCAGGCGATGAATTCACCCATTGTCGCATAGGAGTAGGTATAAGCACTACCGGCAATAGGGATCATTGAGGCAAACTCGGCGTAACAAAGACCTGCCAGGGCACAACCAATAGCAGCGATAATGAAAGAGATCGTAACAGCAGGACCGGCGTGTTGCCCGGCAGCAGCAGCTGTTCTAACAAAAAGCCCCGCACCAATGATAGCGCCTATTCCCAAAGCTATAAGCGATCCTGCCCCTAATGTACGTTTAAGGCCTTTTTCAGATTCGGATGCTTCAGCTAATAACAGGGAGAGTGGCTTTTTTACAAAAAGTTTGCCCATACTAATGAGATATTGTGGTTGACGTTTAAGTGGTTTAGTTGTTGTTTCGTTTTATTACAGATCGCCAAATATAAATATCAAAAAGCAAACCCTGAGCTTTTATTTTATAAATGAAGTCACAACTTTACAGTACTAACCTTATTTTTGGGGAATTTTAGCGTTTAGCACAAATATTAATTGTAATTAAAAGGCTTTGCATGAAGAGATCCAACCGGCTTACACTATTTATTTTCATAGCCATGGTATTGGGAATCCTGACCGGGTATATTGTGAACGTTTGCTATACCGATACCTATGGTGGCGGAAATGCCGGACAGATGGTCTCCGCTGATAACAGCTCCCTTGGCAACACCGCCGGACATATTATAGGTCTCTCTACCGGTAAAGGTACTACCGGAGAAGCCAGGATCCAGAAGTTTGCTGATAACATTTCTATTCTGACTGATATATTCCTGCGACTGGTAAAGATGATCATTGCTCCCCTGGTATTTTCTACATTAGTGGTAGGAGTGGCAAAGCTGGGCGATATCAAAGCGGTAGGACGCATTGGCGGTAAAACTATGTTATGGTTTATTTCAGCTACTTTCATTTCCCTTTTCCTGGGCCTTATGCTGGTGAATATCCTGCAGCCAGGTCATTCCCTGAACCTGCCGGTACCGGATTCTCATGCGAGCAGCGGAGTGGCGGCTGCTGCCATGACACTGAAAGGATTCTTCCAGCACGTATTCCCCGATAGTGTGATCAACGCCATGGCGCACAACGAGATCCTGCAGATCGTTGTGTTCTCACTTTTCTTTGGCGTAGCTACGGCAGCTGTAGGTGAGTTTGGAACCGTTGTGGTAAAATTCATGGATAGCGTAGCCCATATCATGTTGAAAGTGACAGGGTACGTGATGAATTTTGCTCCGTTTGCTGTATTTGGTGCAATGGCGGCAATCATTTCGCAGAAGGGACTTACCATTTTGCTGACCTACGGTAAATTCATAGGCCAGTTTTACCTGGGCCTTGCCTGTTTATGGATAGTATTGGCTTTGGTGGGATTCCTGATACTCGGACGGCGGGTATTCACTTTACTCGGGCTGATAAAAGATCCCTTGTTACTGGCTTTCAGTACAGCCAGCAGCGAAGCTGCCTACCCCCGTACAATGGAAGAGCTGGAAAAATTCGGTTGTGATAACCGTATTGTAAGTTTCGTACTGCCCTTAGGTTATTCCTTTAACCTGGATGGCTCTATGATGTACATGACCTTTGCCAGCCTGTTCATTGCACAGGCCTATAATATGCACCTAGGATTTGAAGAACAGATCTCGATGCTCCTTGTATTAATGATTACCAGTAAAGGAATAGCCGGGGTCCCAAGGGCTTCTCTCGTTGTGATCGCTGGCACACTTTCCATGTTCCATATTCCGGAAGCTGGGTTATTACTGCTGCTGGGAGTGGACCATTTACTGGACATGGGACGTTCAGCTACCAATGTGATTGGTAATGCTATGGCTACCGCAGTGGTATCCAAATGGGAAAACTCCCTTGCGGAAGTCCCGGCTTCGCAGTTAAAGGAAGTATAACAAATCAATAACAGTTTTATGCTTATTTTGCCCGGTGTCTGTTGTATATAGCATTGATGATTTTGTCCAATGCTGGCAGGAGGCAGTGTAAGCGCCTATATTAGTATCTGATTTTGAGATTATTAAAGACTATATGGACCAGTTTATAGAGTTATTCAAGCATCTTATTAACCCACAATGGATCATTGATCATGGTGGCCTGTATCTATTATTGCTGATCATTTTTGCTGAAACGGGGCTTTTTGTAGGGTTTTTCCTGCCGGGAGATTCCCTGCTTTTTGTGGCTGGTATATATGGCGGTTTATTGAGTGAAAGCTTTTTTAATGTTCCTTTTTTCCTCATTATGGTGATGATCTCCGTTGCGGGGGTATTGGGAAATTTTGTGGGTTTTTGGTTTGGCCGTAAATCGGGACCATTACTTTTCAATAGAAAAGATACTTTTTTCTTTAAGCAGAAGCACCTTTACCAGGCGAAGGATTTCTACGATAAATATGGTGGCGGCGCGATATTCCTGGCCCGTTTCCTGCCTATCATCCGGACTTTCGCTCCCATTGTAGCAGGTATCGTACAGATGGAGCGGAAGAAATTTATGTTCTTTAATATCATCAGCTCCTTCTGTTGGGTATTTTCTATGATGCTGGCAGGCCATTACCTGGATAAGTTCTTCCCCACGCTGAAAGAACATCTGGAACTTATTGTAATTATATTAATAATTATTACTACATTACCTGTTATTATTAAACTAGTTTTTGGTAAAGCAAAACATCCGCATCCTACTCACACCGATGTGAATGAATAAAAACAGGCCCGTTATGCAATCCGGCAACCGTTCCGCGTCAATCTTAAATGTCGCAGTGATAGTAGCTTCATTGGGATATTTCGTTGATATCTATGATCTGTTATTATTTACGATCCTGAGAGTTCCCAGTCTGAAAGACCTGGGCGTGCCTCAGTCAGAAATTGACTCAGGTGTAGGGCTGTTACTGATAAATGTACAGATGGCAGGCTTGCTTGTCGGAGGGATCTTCTGGGGAATTGTCGGAGACAAGAAAGGCCGGCTCAAGGTCTTGTTTGGTTCCATACTACTTTATTCAATTGCCAATATTGCCAATGGTTTTGTAACGGGTACCACCGGCTACCTGTTCTGGCGTTTTGTTGCGGGACTGGGGCTCGCGGGGGAACTGGGCGCCGGCATTACGCTGGTAGCCGAAATATTGCCCAAAGAAAAGAGGGGATACGGTACCATGATAGTGGCTACCGTGGGTGTATCCGGTGCTGTTGCCGCCAATTTGATTGCGAAGGTAGTACCTGACTGGCGTTATTGTTATTTTATAGGAGGTGGATTAGGCCTGTTACTGCTCATCCTGCGTATCAGCGTAATGGAATCTCATATGTTCAACCAGACAGCTGAAAAAAATACTGTAGGAAGGGGAGAGTTCCTTGCCCTGTTTAATAACAAAGACCGTTTTTTCCGGTATTTGAAATGTGTGCTCCTGGGCGCTCCTACCTGGTTTGTAGTAGGAATATTAGTGGCATTCTCCAATAAATTCGCTGTAGAAATGGG from Chitinophaga filiformis carries:
- a CDS encoding response regulator transcription factor, giving the protein MKAGVLLVEDDHFFAKVIKSHLEKAGYLVVHCSDGEEGWNTFLERPFDICLLDVVMPGMDGFALAREIRDRNDNVPIIFTTSRYMEQDKLNGFECGGDDYLVKPFNMEELLCRMDVFMKRSRLLQNDKQIVFKLGSLIFNYSEFKIYHPGGTINLPPKEAELLKFLCDNPNKRLKREGILLSVWGNDDFFTGRSMDVYLTRIRKHFKHDNTIKLETIHGKGLRLVIESEVCRVI
- a CDS encoding YebC/PmpR family DNA-binding transcriptional regulator, translated to MGRIFEVRKATMFARWDRMAKQFTRIGKEIAIAVKQGGPDPDNNPALRRCVANAKGVNMPKDRVEAAIKRAMGKDKTDYEEVVYEGYAPHGVAVMVETATDNPTRTVANVRMHFNKEGGSLGNSGSVGFLFNRTGVFKIKNEGQNLEELELELIDAGLEEIGEDSEGNIVLHTPFTEFGNMSKALEERNIIPISAELQRIPATTVELNEEQAKEVLTLIDRLEQDDDVQQVFHNLR
- a CDS encoding amino acid permease; its protein translation is MGKLFVKKPLSLLLAEASESEKGLKRTLGAGSLIALGIGAIIGAGLFVRTAAAAGQHAGPAVTISFIIAAIGCALAGLCYAEFASMIPIAGSAYTYSYATMGEFIAWIIGWDLVLEYALGAATVAIGWSQYLNKLIEKVFGAAYVIPYQWSHSPFETSDAGVHGIMNLPAVFILLLLTLLLIRGIEGSAIVNNVIVITKVAIVILLILLGWQFINPANHTPFTIPADAGSVTMHNGKVINYSDFWYHGIPGVLRGAGVVFFAFIGFDAVSTAAQETKNPKKNMPVGILVSLAICTLLYILFSYVLTGIAPYKDFLRQGGEASVAYAIDTYMHGYGWLSTFVTVAILAGFSSVILVMLLGQTRVFYSMSNDGLVPKVFSNLHPKFRTPYRSQALFFVFVSIFAAFIPDSVVGDMTSIGTLFAFVLVCLGVIVMRKTNPELQRAFKTPWVPFVPILGALFCLTMIVSLGIENWARLIVWLLIGFAIYFGYSVKNSKARKL
- a CDS encoding dicarboxylate/amino acid:cation symporter, which produces MKRSNRLTLFIFIAMVLGILTGYIVNVCYTDTYGGGNAGQMVSADNSSLGNTAGHIIGLSTGKGTTGEARIQKFADNISILTDIFLRLVKMIIAPLVFSTLVVGVAKLGDIKAVGRIGGKTMLWFISATFISLFLGLMLVNILQPGHSLNLPVPDSHASSGVAAAAMTLKGFFQHVFPDSVINAMAHNEILQIVVFSLFFGVATAAVGEFGTVVVKFMDSVAHIMLKVTGYVMNFAPFAVFGAMAAIISQKGLTILLTYGKFIGQFYLGLACLWIVLALVGFLILGRRVFTLLGLIKDPLLLAFSTASSEAAYPRTMEELEKFGCDNRIVSFVLPLGYSFNLDGSMMYMTFASLFIAQAYNMHLGFEEQISMLLVLMITSKGIAGVPRASLVVIAGTLSMFHIPEAGLLLLLGVDHLLDMGRSATNVIGNAMATAVVSKWENSLAEVPASQLKEV
- a CDS encoding DedA family protein; this translates as MDQFIELFKHLINPQWIIDHGGLYLLLLIIFAETGLFVGFFLPGDSLLFVAGIYGGLLSESFFNVPFFLIMVMISVAGVLGNFVGFWFGRKSGPLLFNRKDTFFFKQKHLYQAKDFYDKYGGGAIFLARFLPIIRTFAPIVAGIVQMERKKFMFFNIISSFCWVFSMMLAGHYLDKFFPTLKEHLELIVIILIIITTLPVIIKLVFGKAKHPHPTHTDVNE
- a CDS encoding MFS transporter, with amino-acid sequence MQSGNRSASILNVAVIVASLGYFVDIYDLLLFTILRVPSLKDLGVPQSEIDSGVGLLLINVQMAGLLVGGIFWGIVGDKKGRLKVLFGSILLYSIANIANGFVTGTTGYLFWRFVAGLGLAGELGAGITLVAEILPKEKRGYGTMIVATVGVSGAVAANLIAKVVPDWRYCYFIGGGLGLLLLILRISVMESHMFNQTAEKNTVGRGEFLALFNNKDRFFRYLKCVLLGAPTWFVVGILVAFSNKFAVEMGVKSVINPGDAVAFCYAGLVLGDFSSGLLSQLLKSRRKVMMIFLTLTAVCVFFYLNLHGAEKWLFYTVCFLLGFSVGFWAIFVTIAAESFGTNLRATVAITVPNFARGMLPLITMLFAFAQHYFSYLQSGALVAVICIAASLIASYTVEETFGKDLNYVEEINSSEEEENIKKLSAD